The Esox lucius isolate fEsoLuc1 chromosome 5, fEsoLuc1.pri, whole genome shotgun sequence genome includes a region encoding these proteins:
- the LOC105030630 gene encoding troponin T, slow skeletal muscle isoform X4, translated as MNEIEEENEDQQEEEEERPKHKPTISQIAAPKLPEGDRVDFDVSLHVHDIHRKRMEKDLLELQTLIDVHFDQRKKEEEELIGLKDRIENRRSERAEQQRVRAEKERDRQTRIAEERQRKEDEEAKKRAEDDAKKKKVLSNMGAHFGGFLAKAEQRRGKRQTGREIKKKTLAERRKPLAIDNLREEALRDRAIELWNWIYHLESEKFDLTEKMKRQKYEINVLLNRISHAQKFKKVHGKGKVGGRWK; from the exons ATGAATGAAATAGAGGAAGAGAATGA GGATCAGCAGGAAG AAGAGGAGGAACGTCCTAAACACAA GCCCACAATCTCCCAAATTGCTGCCCCAAAACTCCCTGAAGGGGATAGGGTGGACTTTGATGTGAGTCTACATGTACAT GACATCCACAGGAAAAGAATGGAGAAGGACCTTCTGGAGCTGCAGACTCTGATTGACGTCCATTTTGatcagaggaagaaagaggaggaagagctCATCGGGCTCAAGGACAGGATT GAGAACCGCAGATCAGAGAGAGCAGAGCAGCAGAGAGTGAGAGCGGAAAAAGAacgggacagacagacacgaaTTGCG GAAGAACGTCAGAggaaggaggatgaggaagCCAAGAAGAGGGCGGAAGATGATGCCAAGAAAAAGAAAGTGCTCTCTAATATGGGAGCTCACTTTGGGGGTTTCTTGGCAAAG gcagagcagaggagaggaaagaggcaAACAGGAAGGGAGATTAAGAAGAAGACCCTTGCAGAAAGACGCAAACCCCTCGCCATCGACAACCTGAGAGAGGAAGCCCTGAG GGACAGGGCCATAGAGCTCTGGAACTGGATTTACCACCTGGAGTCAGAGAAATTTGACCTGACTGAAAAGATGAAACGACAGAAATACGAG ATAAATGTTCTCCTAAATAGAATTTCCCATGCCCAGAAATT TAAAAAGGTTCATGGAAAGGGAAAGGTCGGGGGTCGCTGGAAGTGA
- the LOC105030630 gene encoding troponin T, slow skeletal muscle isoform X2, which translates to MTLHAPVASTILKAHTNMNEIEEENEDQQEEEEERPKHKPTISQIAAPKLPEGDRVDFDDIHRKRMEKDLLELQTLIDVHFDQRKKEEEELIGLKDRIENRRSERAEQQRVRAEKERDRQTRIAEERQRKEDEEAKKRAEDDAKKKKVLSNMGAHFGGFLAKAEQRRGKRQTGREIKKKTLAERRKPLAIDNLREEALRDRAIELWNWIYHLESEKFDLTEKMKRQKYEINVLLNRISHAQKFKKVHGKGKVGGRWK; encoded by the exons ATGACCCTTCATGCTCCAGTAGCATCTACCATACTGAAAGCACA CACAAATATGAATGAAATAGAGGAAGAGAATGA GGATCAGCAGGAAG AAGAGGAGGAACGTCCTAAACACAA GCCCACAATCTCCCAAATTGCTGCCCCAAAACTCCCTGAAGGGGATAGGGTGGACTTTGAT GACATCCACAGGAAAAGAATGGAGAAGGACCTTCTGGAGCTGCAGACTCTGATTGACGTCCATTTTGatcagaggaagaaagaggaggaagagctCATCGGGCTCAAGGACAGGATT GAGAACCGCAGATCAGAGAGAGCAGAGCAGCAGAGAGTGAGAGCGGAAAAAGAacgggacagacagacacgaaTTGCG GAAGAACGTCAGAggaaggaggatgaggaagCCAAGAAGAGGGCGGAAGATGATGCCAAGAAAAAGAAAGTGCTCTCTAATATGGGAGCTCACTTTGGGGGTTTCTTGGCAAAG gcagagcagaggagaggaaagaggcaAACAGGAAGGGAGATTAAGAAGAAGACCCTTGCAGAAAGACGCAAACCCCTCGCCATCGACAACCTGAGAGAGGAAGCCCTGAG GGACAGGGCCATAGAGCTCTGGAACTGGATTTACCACCTGGAGTCAGAGAAATTTGACCTGACTGAAAAGATGAAACGACAGAAATACGAG ATAAATGTTCTCCTAAATAGAATTTCCCATGCCCAGAAATT TAAAAAGGTTCATGGAAAGGGAAAGGTCGGGGGTCGCTGGAAGTGA
- the LOC105030630 gene encoding troponin T, slow skeletal muscle isoform X3, whose product MTLHAPVASTILKAHTNMNEIEEENEDQQEEEERPKHKPTISQIAAPKLPEGDRVDFDDIHRKRMEKDLLELQTLIDVHFDQRKKEEEELIGLKDRIENRRSERAEQQRVRAEKERDRQTRIAEERQRKEDEEAKKRAEDDAKKKKVLSNMGAHFGGFLAKAEQRRGKRQTGREIKKKTLAERRKPLAIDNLREEALRDRAIELWNWIYHLESEKFDLTEKMKRQKYEINVLLNRISHAQKFKKVHGKGKVGGRWK is encoded by the exons ATGACCCTTCATGCTCCAGTAGCATCTACCATACTGAAAGCACA CACAAATATGAATGAAATAGAGGAAGAGAATGA GGATCAGCAGGAAG AGGAGGAACGTCCTAAACACAA GCCCACAATCTCCCAAATTGCTGCCCCAAAACTCCCTGAAGGGGATAGGGTGGACTTTGAT GACATCCACAGGAAAAGAATGGAGAAGGACCTTCTGGAGCTGCAGACTCTGATTGACGTCCATTTTGatcagaggaagaaagaggaggaagagctCATCGGGCTCAAGGACAGGATT GAGAACCGCAGATCAGAGAGAGCAGAGCAGCAGAGAGTGAGAGCGGAAAAAGAacgggacagacagacacgaaTTGCG GAAGAACGTCAGAggaaggaggatgaggaagCCAAGAAGAGGGCGGAAGATGATGCCAAGAAAAAGAAAGTGCTCTCTAATATGGGAGCTCACTTTGGGGGTTTCTTGGCAAAG gcagagcagaggagaggaaagaggcaAACAGGAAGGGAGATTAAGAAGAAGACCCTTGCAGAAAGACGCAAACCCCTCGCCATCGACAACCTGAGAGAGGAAGCCCTGAG GGACAGGGCCATAGAGCTCTGGAACTGGATTTACCACCTGGAGTCAGAGAAATTTGACCTGACTGAAAAGATGAAACGACAGAAATACGAG ATAAATGTTCTCCTAAATAGAATTTCCCATGCCCAGAAATT TAAAAAGGTTCATGGAAAGGGAAAGGTCGGGGGTCGCTGGAAGTGA
- the LOC105030630 gene encoding troponin T, slow skeletal muscle isoform X6, with protein MEKDLLELQTLIDVHFDQRKKEEEELIGLKDRIENRRSERAEQQRVRAEKERDRQTRIAEERQRKEDEEAKKRAEDDAKKKKVLSNMGAHFGGFLAKAEQRRGKRQTGREIKKKTLAERRKPLAIDNLREEALRDRAIELWNWIYHLESEKFDLTEKMKRQKYEINVLLNRISHAQKFKKVHGKGKVGGRWK; from the exons ATGGAGAAGGACCTTCTGGAGCTGCAGACTCTGATTGACGTCCATTTTGatcagaggaagaaagaggaggaagagctCATCGGGCTCAAGGACAGGATT GAGAACCGCAGATCAGAGAGAGCAGAGCAGCAGAGAGTGAGAGCGGAAAAAGAacgggacagacagacacgaaTTGCG GAAGAACGTCAGAggaaggaggatgaggaagCCAAGAAGAGGGCGGAAGATGATGCCAAGAAAAAGAAAGTGCTCTCTAATATGGGAGCTCACTTTGGGGGTTTCTTGGCAAAG gcagagcagaggagaggaaagaggcaAACAGGAAGGGAGATTAAGAAGAAGACCCTTGCAGAAAGACGCAAACCCCTCGCCATCGACAACCTGAGAGAGGAAGCCCTGAG GGACAGGGCCATAGAGCTCTGGAACTGGATTTACCACCTGGAGTCAGAGAAATTTGACCTGACTGAAAAGATGAAACGACAGAAATACGAG ATAAATGTTCTCCTAAATAGAATTTCCCATGCCCAGAAATT TAAAAAGGTTCATGGAAAGGGAAAGGTCGGGGGTCGCTGGAAGTGA
- the LOC105030630 gene encoding troponin T, slow skeletal muscle isoform X5, which yields MNEIEEENEDQQEEEERPKHKPTISQIAAPKLPEGDRVDFDVSLHVHDIHRKRMEKDLLELQTLIDVHFDQRKKEEEELIGLKDRIENRRSERAEQQRVRAEKERDRQTRIAEERQRKEDEEAKKRAEDDAKKKKVLSNMGAHFGGFLAKAEQRRGKRQTGREIKKKTLAERRKPLAIDNLREEALRDRAIELWNWIYHLESEKFDLTEKMKRQKYEINVLLNRISHAQKFKKVHGKGKVGGRWK from the exons ATGAATGAAATAGAGGAAGAGAATGA GGATCAGCAGGAAG AGGAGGAACGTCCTAAACACAA GCCCACAATCTCCCAAATTGCTGCCCCAAAACTCCCTGAAGGGGATAGGGTGGACTTTGATGTGAGTCTACATGTACAT GACATCCACAGGAAAAGAATGGAGAAGGACCTTCTGGAGCTGCAGACTCTGATTGACGTCCATTTTGatcagaggaagaaagaggaggaagagctCATCGGGCTCAAGGACAGGATT GAGAACCGCAGATCAGAGAGAGCAGAGCAGCAGAGAGTGAGAGCGGAAAAAGAacgggacagacagacacgaaTTGCG GAAGAACGTCAGAggaaggaggatgaggaagCCAAGAAGAGGGCGGAAGATGATGCCAAGAAAAAGAAAGTGCTCTCTAATATGGGAGCTCACTTTGGGGGTTTCTTGGCAAAG gcagagcagaggagaggaaagaggcaAACAGGAAGGGAGATTAAGAAGAAGACCCTTGCAGAAAGACGCAAACCCCTCGCCATCGACAACCTGAGAGAGGAAGCCCTGAG GGACAGGGCCATAGAGCTCTGGAACTGGATTTACCACCTGGAGTCAGAGAAATTTGACCTGACTGAAAAGATGAAACGACAGAAATACGAG ATAAATGTTCTCCTAAATAGAATTTCCCATGCCCAGAAATT TAAAAAGGTTCATGGAAAGGGAAAGGTCGGGGGTCGCTGGAAGTGA
- the LOC105030630 gene encoding troponin T, slow skeletal muscle isoform X1, translating to MTLHAPVASTILKAHTNMNEIEEENEDQQEEEEERPKHKPTISQIAAPKLPEGDRVDFDVSLHVHDIHRKRMEKDLLELQTLIDVHFDQRKKEEEELIGLKDRIENRRSERAEQQRVRAEKERDRQTRIAEERQRKEDEEAKKRAEDDAKKKKVLSNMGAHFGGFLAKAEQRRGKRQTGREIKKKTLAERRKPLAIDNLREEALRDRAIELWNWIYHLESEKFDLTEKMKRQKYEINVLLNRISHAQKFKKVHGKGKVGGRWK from the exons ATGACCCTTCATGCTCCAGTAGCATCTACCATACTGAAAGCACA CACAAATATGAATGAAATAGAGGAAGAGAATGA GGATCAGCAGGAAG AAGAGGAGGAACGTCCTAAACACAA GCCCACAATCTCCCAAATTGCTGCCCCAAAACTCCCTGAAGGGGATAGGGTGGACTTTGATGTGAGTCTACATGTACAT GACATCCACAGGAAAAGAATGGAGAAGGACCTTCTGGAGCTGCAGACTCTGATTGACGTCCATTTTGatcagaggaagaaagaggaggaagagctCATCGGGCTCAAGGACAGGATT GAGAACCGCAGATCAGAGAGAGCAGAGCAGCAGAGAGTGAGAGCGGAAAAAGAacgggacagacagacacgaaTTGCG GAAGAACGTCAGAggaaggaggatgaggaagCCAAGAAGAGGGCGGAAGATGATGCCAAGAAAAAGAAAGTGCTCTCTAATATGGGAGCTCACTTTGGGGGTTTCTTGGCAAAG gcagagcagaggagaggaaagaggcaAACAGGAAGGGAGATTAAGAAGAAGACCCTTGCAGAAAGACGCAAACCCCTCGCCATCGACAACCTGAGAGAGGAAGCCCTGAG GGACAGGGCCATAGAGCTCTGGAACTGGATTTACCACCTGGAGTCAGAGAAATTTGACCTGACTGAAAAGATGAAACGACAGAAATACGAG ATAAATGTTCTCCTAAATAGAATTTCCCATGCCCAGAAATT TAAAAAGGTTCATGGAAAGGGAAAGGTCGGGGGTCGCTGGAAGTGA